In Aquipuribacter nitratireducens, one genomic interval encodes:
- a CDS encoding glycosyltransferase family 2 protein has product MGADVAVVVPTHDRPDLLHRTLRTVAWQTGVDLEVVVVDDGEGGVAERVVDALGDPRFRVVPSPRPHGGPCAARNAGAAATTASWVAYLDDDDLWAPDKLSAQLAAVEQTPGAGWVTAGAVSVDDDLRILSWQAPPPPGMQRRQVATNLIPGGGSGTVVARSVVEEVGGFDEDMRHHGDYEMWVRVSLVAPLAVVDRPVVGYLVHGGGLSRGTANGRAAKAALRPRLERLQAEQGVEGDFDSWDFIWGDLELRSGRRWDAARTYAGLAVRRREPRLIARAAVAAAAPGVLRQRAERWAAAQVPQDVRAEAEVWLARVPSRTPTA; this is encoded by the coding sequence ATGGGGGCGGACGTCGCCGTGGTCGTGCCGACGCACGACCGTCCCGACCTGCTCCACCGCACCCTGCGCACGGTCGCGTGGCAGACCGGCGTGGACCTCGAGGTCGTCGTCGTCGACGACGGCGAGGGCGGCGTCGCCGAGCGCGTCGTCGATGCCCTCGGCGACCCCCGCTTCCGGGTGGTGCCGTCTCCGCGGCCGCACGGGGGGCCGTGCGCCGCGCGCAATGCCGGCGCCGCCGCCACGACGGCGTCGTGGGTCGCCTATCTCGACGACGACGACCTGTGGGCCCCGGACAAGCTGAGCGCCCAGCTGGCCGCCGTGGAGCAGACGCCCGGAGCGGGCTGGGTGACGGCGGGCGCGGTATCCGTCGACGACGACCTGCGCATCCTGTCGTGGCAGGCCCCCCCGCCGCCCGGCATGCAGCGCCGCCAGGTCGCGACCAACCTCATCCCCGGCGGCGGCTCCGGCACGGTCGTCGCCCGCTCCGTGGTCGAGGAGGTCGGTGGGTTCGACGAGGACATGCGCCACCACGGCGATTACGAGATGTGGGTCCGAGTCTCCTTGGTCGCGCCGCTCGCTGTGGTCGACCGACCTGTTGTCGGCTACCTCGTCCACGGCGGCGGCCTGTCCCGCGGCACCGCCAACGGCCGGGCCGCGAAGGCGGCCCTGCGTCCTCGCCTCGAGCGGCTGCAGGCCGAGCAGGGCGTGGAGGGCGACTTCGACAGCTGGGACTTCATCTGGGGCGACCTCGAGCTGCGCTCCGGGCGGCGTTGGGACGCTGCGCGCACCTACGCCGGCCTGGCGGTGCGCCGGCGCGAACCCCGCCTGATCGCCCGAGCCGCGGTCGCCGCGGCCGCTCCCGGTGTGCTCCGGCAGCGCGCCGAGCGGTGGGCCGCGGCGCAGGTCCCGCAGGACGTGCGCGCCGAGGCGGAGGTCTGGCTGGCCCGTGTCCCGTCGCGGACGCCCACCGCGTGA
- a CDS encoding acyltransferase, whose amino-acid sequence MTTTTRAALRLLDPRTWLHVLRLVHLYAWGHVEERRLITAGPDLHMSPNVSLRNAERITVGQRVYIGERSALWAGDGSGRIRLGDGCVLAPEVFITASDYGSHWGTHIMDQPRRERDVVIGDGAWLGVRVVVVAGVTIGDGAIVGAGSVVTRDVPAGAIVVGSPARVVGFRDGAPQPEPV is encoded by the coding sequence GTGACGACCACGACACGCGCCGCACTCCGTCTGCTGGACCCCCGCACGTGGCTTCACGTTCTCCGCCTCGTCCATCTCTACGCCTGGGGGCACGTCGAGGAACGCCGCCTGATCACGGCCGGGCCGGACCTGCACATGTCGCCGAACGTGAGCCTGCGCAACGCCGAGCGCATCACGGTCGGCCAGCGGGTGTACATCGGCGAGCGTTCCGCGCTGTGGGCCGGGGACGGCAGCGGTCGGATCAGACTCGGCGACGGCTGCGTCCTGGCACCCGAGGTGTTCATCACCGCCAGCGACTACGGCAGCCATTGGGGGACCCACATCATGGACCAGCCGCGGCGCGAGCGGGACGTCGTCATCGGCGACGGTGCGTGGCTCGGGGTGCGGGTCGTCGTCGTGGCGGGCGTGACGATAGGGGACGGGGCGATCGTCGGTGCAGGGTCGGTCGTCACCCGCGACGTCCCGGCCGGTGCGATCGTCGTCGGCTCCCCGGCGCGGGTGGTCGGATTCCGCGACGGCGCACCACAGCCGGAGCCCGTCTGA
- a CDS encoding lipopolysaccharide biosynthesis protein, protein MTADFRTRAGARSAARQAARREARHAARDAALERPEMAGAGGRSARGIAWNVGTQGIAYAVRLASIPVLARILSPDDYGLVAIVTAITGLVTVVGTLGISEAVIQRPRIDHAQSSTLFWLNVALGTVLMLLAMASAPLVALAFGREELLGITLATATSFALAGLGVQHHALLMRRLQYRQVAIRQGVSVVFGILASVAAALLGAGYWALVIQVIVQTGLGVALAWAAVPWRPGPPRRRSGIGGMLHFGGGVSSFHLVNYVGKNADAVVIGAFLGAPPVGLYSRAYNLLHAPLEQVLQPVANVMRPTLGALWGDDERYRRYYLTVVAGLSYVCMPLVLVLVVLADDVVAIMLGPQWTEAVPVFRWLSIAGLAGVVGYTNGWLYATSGRAWQWARWALVSRPIGIAGFFVGTPWGIEGVAAVTAVIGVALAPVGLYLAGRGTPVSLVDVIGSVVRPFLVAAAMAGAALGSALLLDEQGAVVTVLVAGSVAAAVGVLLAAAWPRVRREVADMWRTLTSRASGD, encoded by the coding sequence GTGACGGCGGATTTCCGGACGCGCGCCGGTGCCCGCTCCGCCGCCCGGCAGGCCGCCCGCCGCGAGGCACGCCACGCGGCGCGCGACGCCGCACTCGAGCGTCCGGAGATGGCGGGCGCCGGCGGTCGCAGCGCCCGCGGCATCGCGTGGAACGTCGGCACCCAGGGCATCGCCTACGCCGTCCGCCTGGCGAGCATCCCCGTCCTCGCGCGGATCCTGTCCCCCGACGACTACGGTCTCGTCGCCATCGTCACCGCCATCACGGGGCTCGTCACGGTCGTCGGCACGCTCGGCATCAGCGAGGCCGTCATCCAGCGTCCGCGCATCGACCACGCTCAGTCGAGCACCCTGTTCTGGCTCAACGTCGCGCTCGGCACCGTCCTCATGCTTCTCGCCATGGCCAGCGCGCCGCTCGTGGCGCTCGCTTTCGGCCGCGAGGAGCTCCTCGGCATCACGCTCGCCACGGCGACGTCGTTCGCCCTCGCGGGGCTCGGCGTCCAGCACCACGCCCTGCTCATGCGGCGCCTGCAGTACCGGCAGGTCGCGATCCGGCAGGGCGTCTCCGTAGTCTTCGGCATCCTCGCCTCCGTCGCCGCCGCCCTTCTCGGTGCGGGCTACTGGGCGCTCGTCATACAGGTCATCGTCCAGACCGGGCTCGGGGTCGCGCTGGCGTGGGCGGCGGTGCCGTGGCGGCCCGGACCGCCGCGCCGGCGCTCCGGCATCGGCGGGATGCTCCACTTCGGCGGCGGGGTGTCGAGCTTCCACCTCGTCAACTACGTCGGGAAGAACGCCGACGCGGTCGTCATCGGTGCGTTCCTCGGCGCCCCGCCGGTGGGTCTGTACTCGCGGGCGTACAACCTCCTCCACGCGCCGCTCGAGCAGGTTCTCCAGCCCGTCGCCAACGTCATGCGCCCGACACTGGGGGCGCTGTGGGGCGACGACGAGCGGTATCGGCGCTACTACCTGACGGTCGTCGCCGGGCTCTCCTACGTCTGCATGCCGCTCGTCCTGGTGCTCGTCGTCCTCGCCGACGACGTCGTCGCCATCATGCTGGGTCCGCAGTGGACGGAGGCGGTGCCCGTCTTCCGGTGGCTCTCGATCGCCGGACTGGCGGGTGTCGTCGGGTACACCAACGGATGGCTGTACGCGACGTCCGGGCGAGCGTGGCAGTGGGCGCGCTGGGCGCTCGTGAGCCGCCCGATCGGCATCGCTGGCTTCTTCGTCGGCACACCGTGGGGCATCGAGGGCGTCGCCGCGGTCACCGCCGTCATCGGCGTGGCCCTCGCGCCCGTCGGGCTTTACCTCGCCGGACGGGGGACGCCGGTCTCGCTCGTCGACGTCATCGGCTCGGTGGTGCGCCCCTTCCTCGTCGCAGCTGCCATGGCCGGGGCCGCGCTCGGCAGCGCCCTCCTGCTCGACGAGCAGGGGGCGGTCGTCACCGTGCTCGTGGCCGGGTCCGTCGCTGCGGCCGTCGGGGTGCTTCTCGCCGCCGCGTGGCCCCGCGTGCGGCGTGAGGTCGCAGACATGTGGCGGACCCTCACCTCGCGGGCGTCGGGGGACTGA
- a CDS encoding O-antigen ligase family protein, whose product MTTGVVSGDRSEVEEAAVRQGLPLYVWAFTLLVPLSMFTGQAGALGVPLPLDRLVLATGIGLLILTPAAWSRLRLRPVHVVMGVAVAGIALSAAATGVLLDQVALFALLDRVLVPFLLFALAPVVWSTPRRRALLVKVVVVTGLYLGTTALLEMVAPQLVWPAYIVDPEVGIQYGRARGPFVASEAAGLVLGMAGAVSALGVARLHGTWRSLAGLSVLLCTIGTALTLTRSIWLGTVLGLLAVCVLERRLRLPALVLTVSTALVGVVVVASVPTLQESFTDRATTSRSLFDRANTNAAGLRVVEDRPLTGLGWTRFAAGEGMDYIRQADDYPLTNVRIEIHNVPLSRAAETGLPVALAYVVAVLLSLVTPLLRHYDGEQHGWRLVAVASVLMWLTAAMLSPVPYPTANYLVWLLAGVAAAPVLTRDGGDPWAAVRPLSPPTPAR is encoded by the coding sequence ATGACCACGGGTGTCGTCTCGGGCGACCGGTCAGAGGTGGAAGAGGCGGCCGTTCGCCAGGGCCTGCCCCTGTACGTCTGGGCGTTCACGCTCCTCGTCCCGCTCAGCATGTTCACCGGCCAGGCAGGGGCCCTTGGCGTCCCGCTCCCGCTCGACAGGTTGGTCCTGGCGACGGGTATCGGCCTCCTCATCCTCACGCCGGCCGCGTGGTCCCGCCTCCGGCTGCGCCCGGTCCACGTCGTCATGGGCGTTGCCGTGGCGGGGATCGCGCTGTCCGCGGCCGCCACCGGCGTCCTGCTGGACCAAGTGGCGCTGTTCGCCCTGCTCGACCGGGTGCTCGTGCCCTTTCTGCTCTTCGCCCTCGCGCCAGTGGTGTGGTCCACGCCGCGACGGCGTGCGCTGCTCGTCAAGGTGGTCGTCGTCACGGGGCTGTACCTCGGGACCACCGCGCTGCTGGAGATGGTGGCGCCGCAGCTGGTATGGCCGGCCTACATCGTCGATCCGGAGGTCGGCATCCAGTACGGCCGGGCGCGGGGACCCTTCGTCGCCTCCGAGGCGGCGGGACTCGTCCTCGGCATGGCGGGGGCCGTGAGCGCCCTCGGCGTCGCGCGCCTGCACGGGACGTGGCGGTCACTCGCCGGCCTGTCGGTCCTGCTCTGCACCATCGGCACCGCCCTCACCCTCACCCGCTCGATCTGGCTCGGCACCGTGCTGGGGCTGCTGGCGGTGTGCGTCCTCGAGCGCCGACTGCGCCTGCCGGCTCTCGTGCTCACGGTGTCGACGGCACTCGTGGGCGTCGTGGTCGTCGCCTCCGTCCCGACCCTGCAGGAGTCCTTCACCGACCGTGCCACGACCTCGCGGTCCCTCTTCGACCGTGCCAACACCAACGCCGCGGGGCTCAGAGTCGTCGAGGACCGGCCGCTGACCGGCCTCGGCTGGACTCGCTTCGCGGCCGGGGAGGGCATGGACTACATCCGACAGGCCGACGACTACCCGTTGACCAATGTGCGCATCGAGATCCACAACGTGCCGCTGTCGCGGGCGGCGGAGACGGGCCTGCCGGTGGCCCTGGCGTACGTCGTCGCCGTCCTGCTCTCCCTCGTCACGCCGCTGCTGCGACACTACGACGGGGAGCAGCACGGCTGGCGCCTCGTGGCGGTCGCGAGCGTCCTCATGTGGCTGACGGCCGCGATGCTGAGCCCAGTCCCGTACCCGACCGCCAACTACCTCGTATGGCTGCTCGCGGGCGTTGCGGCGGCACCGGTCCTCACGCGGGACGGCGGGGACCCGTGGGCCGCCGTCCGGCCGCTCAGTCCCCCGACGCCCGCGAGGTGA
- a CDS encoding glycosyltransferase family 4 protein has protein sequence MSRRVAYLTAVYPALSCAFIDREVDALRAEGREVVTFSVRPPSPTDLGTEAARGRAAATPTILGDGVLPVLAAVARLALRRPGVLVRGLRRAVGTGAPRLRSRVWQVFYLLEAVRLLELMRAAEVRHVHVHFANNAADIARAAVALGGDLDGAGSWSWSFSMHGPTELEDPVGFDVAAKVRSADFVACISDFCRSQLMRWTTPQEWDRLYLVRMSVDAERYRPTERPDRDPAAPLRVLFVGRLVPEKGPSVLLDAVRRMPDVPLEVQVVGAGDLADDLAAVVARHGLGDRVRLVGPLGQDELPARYGWADVLCLPSFAEGLPVVLMEAMATGLPVVTTPIAGVGELVEDGVSGLLCPPGRADLLAACLRRLAEDPALRRRLGARGQQRVRQEFLPGPNAAALDALLPG, from the coding sequence GTGAGCCGACGCGTCGCCTACCTGACCGCCGTCTACCCCGCGCTCTCCTGCGCCTTCATCGACCGGGAGGTCGACGCCCTCCGCGCGGAGGGCCGTGAGGTCGTCACCTTCTCCGTGCGCCCGCCGTCGCCGACCGACCTGGGCACCGAGGCGGCGCGCGGGCGTGCGGCCGCGACGCCGACGATCCTCGGCGACGGGGTGCTTCCCGTGCTCGCCGCGGTCGCTCGCCTCGCGCTCCGCCGCCCAGGGGTGCTCGTGCGCGGGCTGCGGCGGGCGGTCGGGACCGGCGCACCGCGCCTGCGGAGCCGAGTGTGGCAGGTCTTCTACCTGCTTGAGGCGGTCCGGCTCCTCGAGCTCATGCGGGCCGCTGAGGTGCGGCACGTCCACGTCCACTTCGCGAACAACGCGGCCGACATCGCCAGGGCCGCGGTCGCGCTCGGCGGGGACCTCGACGGAGCGGGCTCCTGGTCGTGGTCGTTCTCTATGCACGGCCCGACCGAGCTCGAGGACCCGGTCGGCTTCGACGTGGCGGCCAAGGTCCGCTCGGCCGACTTCGTCGCCTGCATCAGCGACTTCTGCCGCAGCCAGCTCATGCGGTGGACGACGCCGCAGGAGTGGGACCGGCTCTACCTCGTGCGGATGAGCGTCGACGCCGAGCGCTACCGGCCGACCGAGAGACCGGATCGCGACCCGGCGGCGCCGTTGCGCGTGCTCTTCGTCGGGCGCCTCGTGCCGGAGAAGGGCCCGAGCGTGCTGCTCGACGCCGTCCGCCGGATGCCCGACGTCCCGCTGGAGGTGCAGGTCGTGGGCGCCGGCGACCTCGCCGACGATCTCGCCGCCGTCGTCGCACGGCATGGTCTGGGCGACCGGGTGCGTCTGGTCGGACCACTCGGCCAGGACGAGCTGCCGGCTCGTTACGGGTGGGCGGACGTGTTGTGCCTGCCGAGCTTCGCCGAGGGCCTGCCGGTCGTCCTCATGGAAGCCATGGCCACGGGTCTGCCCGTCGTCACCACCCCCATCGCGGGAGTGGGCGAGCTCGTCGAGGACGGTGTGTCCGGTCTGCTGTGCCCGCCCGGGCGGGCCGATTTGCTCGCCGCGTGCCTGCGCCGGCTCGCCGAGGACCCGGCCCTGCGTCGGCGCCTCGGCGCCCGCGGGCAGCAGCGGGTGCGCCAGGAGTTCCTCCCCGGCCCGAACGCGGCCGCGCTCGACGCGCTCCTGCCCGGCTGA
- a CDS encoding WecB/TagA/CpsF family glycosyltransferase → MTHTLSVVVPAHDEAEVVARCLSFLAEMPEGEVLVVVAANGCSDRTAAVARSAAGDRRDVVVLDLPEPGKVRALNAADEVAGDVFPRVYLDADVVVDAAALRGLRDALTASDAPRVAAPAPRFRLDGRPWPVRAFYDVFTRLPYAREGLVGLGVYALNAAGHARLGHFPDLVADDLYVQRLFDADERVATPAAFDVETPRTTAALVRVRTRVATGNAQLAATHAGDRFASTTGGTTAALRSLVRERPGRLPAVLCYALLTVAARLRARLGGRAATARWERDTTTRAAAEEPGGTVGSGAERKVRLDMLDFDAVTADDVVDRVVADASSGRGGVIVTPNIDIMQQCRDPEMAEVFRAADLVVADGAPVVLASRLVGDPLPERVTGSGLVPLLSQAAAEQDLSVFLLGAAPGVADRAAERLRDEAPGLDVAGTYCPPLGYEHDPEELRKIDKAVTAVAPDIVFVALGAGKQERLSHRLADLLPGTWFLGCGAALTMVAGEVPRAPGWLQGLGVEWVHRLVMEPRRLARRYLVDDAPYAVRLLLWSVRNSRRRPLASTA, encoded by the coding sequence GTGACGCACACGCTATCGGTCGTGGTGCCCGCGCACGACGAGGCAGAGGTCGTCGCCCGCTGTCTGTCCTTCCTCGCCGAGATGCCCGAGGGCGAGGTCCTCGTCGTAGTCGCAGCCAACGGCTGCTCCGACCGGACCGCGGCCGTTGCCCGTAGCGCCGCCGGCGACCGCCGCGACGTCGTCGTCCTGGACCTGCCGGAGCCCGGGAAGGTGCGCGCCCTGAACGCCGCGGACGAGGTGGCTGGTGACGTCTTCCCCCGCGTCTACCTGGACGCGGACGTCGTCGTCGACGCGGCCGCTTTGCGCGGGCTGCGCGACGCCCTCACCGCCTCCGACGCCCCGCGTGTCGCGGCCCCGGCGCCCCGCTTCCGGCTCGACGGCCGTCCGTGGCCGGTCCGTGCCTTCTACGACGTCTTCACGCGTCTGCCCTACGCCCGCGAGGGCCTCGTCGGGCTGGGCGTGTACGCGCTCAACGCTGCTGGCCACGCGCGCCTCGGCCACTTCCCCGACCTCGTCGCGGACGACCTCTATGTCCAGCGGCTCTTCGACGCCGACGAGCGGGTCGCGACCCCCGCGGCCTTCGACGTCGAGACCCCGCGGACGACGGCGGCGCTGGTGAGGGTCCGCACGCGTGTCGCGACGGGCAACGCGCAGCTCGCCGCGACGCACGCCGGCGACCGCTTCGCCAGCACGACCGGCGGCACGACGGCCGCGCTGCGCTCCCTCGTCCGCGAGCGGCCCGGGCGCCTGCCCGCCGTGCTCTGCTACGCGCTCCTGACGGTCGCCGCCCGCCTGCGGGCACGGCTCGGTGGTCGGGCCGCGACGGCCCGGTGGGAGCGCGACACGACGACGCGCGCCGCCGCGGAGGAGCCGGGGGGGACCGTGGGGTCCGGCGCCGAGCGCAAGGTGCGCCTGGACATGCTCGACTTCGACGCCGTGACGGCCGACGACGTCGTGGACCGGGTCGTCGCCGACGCCTCGTCGGGCCGAGGCGGGGTCATCGTCACCCCCAACATCGACATCATGCAGCAGTGCCGCGACCCCGAGATGGCGGAGGTGTTCCGCGCCGCCGACCTCGTCGTGGCCGACGGCGCCCCCGTCGTGCTCGCGAGCCGGCTCGTCGGGGACCCCCTGCCCGAGCGCGTCACCGGTTCGGGGCTGGTCCCCCTCCTCTCGCAGGCCGCCGCGGAGCAGGACCTGTCCGTGTTCCTCCTCGGCGCGGCCCCCGGTGTCGCCGACCGCGCCGCCGAGCGGCTGAGGGACGAGGCACCGGGCCTGGACGTCGCCGGCACGTACTGCCCGCCCCTCGGCTACGAGCACGACCCGGAGGAGCTGCGGAAGATCGACAAGGCCGTCACCGCCGTCGCCCCGGACATCGTCTTCGTCGCCCTCGGGGCGGGCAAGCAGGAGCGGCTGTCCCACCGGCTCGCCGACCTGCTTCCGGGCACGTGGTTCCTCGGCTGCGGCGCGGCCCTCACGATGGTCGCCGGCGAGGTGCCGCGGGCGCCGGGCTGGCTCCAGGGCCTGGGCGTCGAGTGGGTGCACCGGCTCGTCATGGAACCGCGCCGCCTCGCCCGCCGCTACCTCGTCGACGACGCGCCCTACGCCGTCCGGCTGCTGCTGTGGTCGGTGCGGAACTCCCGCCGCCGTCCCCTAGCGTCGACTGCGTGA
- a CDS encoding exopolysaccharide biosynthesis polyprenyl glycosylphosphotransferase: MAFFVALVVGSLAPVIVGQQAVWNLAGPLSFPVAVLLASVLVAAVWVCALGLGRAYENRFLVHGASENYRVSVSGVVALAVMGTLGWLVLPQVWAPVGIVGVALVLGLTLLSRSIMREQLQRRHAGGVTRRRVLVVGEPQEAVRLAARIHRNRYHGWHVVAAAEPGGMRHAALDTEDGLLLLDPVSGPEDVVLAAARSHADLVLVAPSGGARLTAIDVLERALHAEGREVALAPPMVEAVGPRVSLEAVCGLPVVHLSPPELGGPRRFVKALGDRFAAGLALLVLSPVFLVVGLAIRLDSPGPALFRQVRVGRNGRPFTILKFRTMHADAEARLLALVGDNEGAGPLFKMQDDPRVTRVGRFLRRTSLDELPQLLNVALGSMSVVGPRPPLPSEVEEYDATTMRRLLVPPGITGLWQVNGRSDLSWEESTRLDVRYVENWSLGFDLRILARTVVAVLQARGAY; the protein is encoded by the coding sequence GTGGCGTTCTTCGTCGCCCTCGTGGTCGGCTCCCTGGCGCCCGTCATCGTCGGTCAGCAGGCGGTCTGGAATCTCGCCGGTCCATTGAGCTTCCCGGTCGCGGTGCTCCTCGCCTCCGTTCTCGTCGCCGCGGTGTGGGTGTGCGCCCTCGGGCTCGGCCGGGCCTACGAGAACCGTTTCCTCGTTCACGGCGCCTCGGAGAACTACCGAGTCAGTGTCTCCGGTGTCGTCGCCCTGGCGGTGATGGGCACCCTTGGTTGGCTGGTCCTACCGCAGGTCTGGGCACCCGTAGGGATCGTGGGGGTCGCGCTCGTGCTCGGCCTCACCCTGCTCTCCCGCTCGATCATGCGGGAGCAGCTCCAGCGCCGTCACGCCGGCGGCGTCACCCGCCGACGTGTTCTGGTCGTCGGGGAGCCTCAGGAGGCGGTCCGTCTTGCCGCACGCATCCACCGCAACCGGTACCACGGCTGGCACGTCGTGGCGGCCGCCGAGCCCGGCGGCATGCGCCACGCTGCCCTGGACACCGAGGACGGCCTGCTGCTGCTGGACCCCGTGTCCGGCCCTGAGGACGTCGTCCTCGCCGCCGCGCGCAGTCACGCCGACCTCGTGCTCGTAGCCCCTTCGGGCGGGGCGCGGCTCACCGCGATCGACGTCCTCGAGCGAGCGCTCCACGCCGAGGGCCGAGAAGTGGCGCTCGCGCCGCCTATGGTCGAGGCCGTAGGCCCGAGAGTGTCACTGGAGGCCGTTTGCGGCCTTCCCGTCGTCCACCTCTCCCCACCCGAGCTCGGCGGTCCCCGCCGTTTCGTCAAGGCGCTCGGCGACAGGTTCGCCGCTGGGCTGGCTCTGCTCGTGCTCTCGCCGGTGTTCCTGGTCGTCGGGCTCGCGATCCGGCTCGACAGCCCCGGGCCGGCCCTGTTCCGGCAGGTCCGCGTTGGTCGCAACGGCCGGCCCTTCACCATCCTCAAGTTCCGGACGATGCACGCCGACGCCGAGGCGCGGCTCCTGGCGCTCGTCGGCGACAACGAGGGCGCCGGTCCGTTGTTCAAGATGCAGGACGACCCGCGCGTCACGCGGGTGGGCCGCTTCCTCCGGCGGACGTCGCTGGACGAGCTCCCGCAGCTGCTCAATGTCGCCCTCGGCAGCATGTCCGTAGTGGGACCTCGCCCACCCCTGCCCAGCGAGGTCGAGGAGTACGACGCCACGACGATGCGGCGCCTGCTGGTGCCGCCGGGCATCACCGGCCTCTGGCAGGTCAACGGCCGCTCCGACCTCTCGTGGGAGGAGTCGACGCGCCTCGACGTCCGGTACGTCGAGAACTGGTCGCTCGGCTTCGATCTGCGCATCCTCGCCCGGACCGTGGTCGCCGTTCTCCAGGCGCGGGGCGCCTACTGA
- a CDS encoding glycosyltransferase family 2 protein → MTLEQRTPDVPARDGRPTVDVAVVVPVRDRAEMLDRALRSVATQTVRPTEVVVVDDVSSDASPDVALAHGATLVRMPENGGSGRARNAGITHATATWVAFLDSDDEWLPRHLELLVAAGEGEGLVTAPSVTTTGLVMGNAWRRPLRLSPRRLLVPGNVITTSGTMVRRELLNRVGGFRPLPRAQDLDLWLRVMERAPGVALPRPTVLYHMHDTQASSDWDATRRCFDDIIDSHATSSWMDARLRQQAYARVHWDEARAAQRAGRSGEARARLGWLARRPRTWLPLLQLFAARRASRFPLAAA, encoded by the coding sequence ATGACGCTCGAGCAGCGGACGCCGGACGTACCGGCAAGGGACGGGCGCCCGACGGTCGACGTGGCCGTGGTCGTCCCGGTGCGCGACCGCGCGGAGATGCTCGACCGGGCCCTGCGCAGCGTCGCCACGCAGACCGTCCGGCCGACCGAGGTCGTCGTCGTGGACGACGTCAGCAGCGATGCCAGCCCGGACGTCGCCCTCGCCCACGGCGCCACGCTCGTGCGGATGCCGGAGAACGGCGGCAGCGGGCGCGCCCGGAACGCCGGCATCACGCACGCCACCGCGACGTGGGTCGCCTTCCTCGACTCCGACGACGAGTGGCTCCCGCGCCACCTCGAGCTCCTCGTCGCCGCCGGGGAGGGGGAGGGTCTCGTGACCGCGCCGTCGGTGACGACGACCGGCCTCGTCATGGGCAACGCGTGGCGGCGTCCGCTACGGCTCAGCCCGAGGCGGCTACTGGTGCCCGGGAACGTCATCACGACGAGCGGCACCATGGTCCGCCGGGAGCTGTTGAACCGCGTCGGCGGGTTCCGGCCGCTGCCGCGCGCGCAGGACCTTGACCTGTGGCTGCGCGTCATGGAGCGCGCGCCGGGGGTCGCGCTGCCGCGGCCGACGGTGCTCTACCACATGCACGACACGCAGGCCTCGAGCGACTGGGACGCCACGCGCCGCTGCTTCGACGACATCATCGACTCCCACGCCACCAGCTCCTGGATGGACGCCCGGCTGCGCCAGCAGGCCTACGCCCGCGTCCACTGGGACGAGGCCAGGGCCGCGCAGCGCGCCGGTCGCAGCGGCGAGGCGCGAGCGAGGCTGGGGTGGCTCGCGCGCCGTCCGCGCACGTGGCTTCCGCTCCTGCAGTTGTTCGCCGCCCGCCGGGCCAGCCGCTTCCCGCTCGCCGCCGCCTGA